The window AAGCCCTCAAAATCTTTTTGAAGTCACAATCAATGCTTTGTGTGATAAACTGGATGAAAATGGCTCTTTCAATTTCAGAAGTAAGAGAAATGCCAATTgatggggaatttttgggttctCAACAcatctttttcttcctattttctgATAATCAACTGCATTAATTTAGTACTCAAAATAAAAGTATCCAACAGCCTAAGTGAAAGCATATGCATGTCTCAGTATGAATGAGACCTGATCATGTTTTGCTATCTTAGAACATGCATTGTCTGTTGTTCTTttgttaatataatttttatccATATATTCtcagtagaaagaaaaataaaaccaaggtAGATGACACCTAAatacaagcagcagcacagaagctTCAGAACTCTTTTCAAAgtatagggaaaaaaaccaacaacaacaaattaaaagcattcttttcttCATAAGAGGTAACCTTACATAATACTGTAAATAGAAGTCCAGTTCTTCAGATCTAGTTGAAATCACTGTAGCCTTACAACCTTCTCTAGAATTACACTCACTTGCACCAGTAGAGGTTTTGACTACAAAGCAAATCTAAATGGCTTTGCtgtcactgaaaacaaaacctattgCAAGACCCTCACAACAAAACACATACAGGTATGAAAATGGACAACACGCTAAGAAACAAAATGTTCAAAGTCATTTCACCATACATATTTTCAGTCAAACTTATGAAACTGACATGGAGATTTTAAGGGAGGCCAAAACCTTGGGATTTCATGTAGCTGTCTAAAAAAGCAAAAGGTACATGTCCTCAGATTCAGTTCTTGTTCAGATAAACGCAAGACCAATTCCAGGTTTAAGTCTTGGCCCTAAGCTAAACTCCAAGtgcctttttcctcttctattAGTACTTCCACAGAAAGACCTACCCTACACACTATTGCTATGCACTGCAAAAGCAGATCAAAATGTGAGCTGTCATTTCTTCACCTTGTATCGCTGCTGGGCATCTCACACACATGCTGACATTTCAGCCTTAATATGCTGCCAGAGAGGAGGTCCTCACAAGGTGCTAACATGACAGTATTAGCACAGAAAGAGTGTGAGTGTTTTACACTCTGTCACTCCTCACCACCAACAGAGAGTGAAAGCCTGACTAGGCTTCTGCATCCAGCCTGAGCAATCCCAGTGTGTAAAGCAGTCATGCTTCTAAACCTCACCAGCAAGACCAAGACATTGATCTGGCAATGTCGTTGCAGCAAAGGAAATTCTCACCAGATTCTTCCAGGTGGGGGTGGTGGAGTGCTGAGGCAGGAGCccaggaaaaatgaggaaagaggTTTTTCTAACTGCAGCTGGACAAGGAAGGCCTTGCACAACCTCATCCAGACTGAGAATGGTGAACCCCTGGGGCTGGACTAGAGACCTCCAGAGGTCCCATCCAGCTGAATTATCAGATGTTATAAATTAAAGATTGCATTCAACCTAgtacagaaaaaaccccaccaacatCAGCGGGAATGTGTTTAACATGTCTTGGCCCCgacatttatttgtttttaataatgtcTAACAAAAATCTACTGAAAGAGCAGAGCTTACTACAGTGAAGAGCTTGGAAGGGCAATACCATCTTAGGGGTTTTGGCTGCTCTTTCCACAGTTCTTTATCCAGGGCTAGCAGTGATAGCTCAGTTTCTTCTTGAATTGTATCTACTGAATACATCTAAACGTTTTGATGCTAAACAGTATGCATTATGCACTTCCAAGCTATTTACAAGCCACAGACCTCTCTTAACACATTCACTCCTACCTCCACTGGGTCGGGTTTTCTTGCTTATCAGGGATCATGTTCTCCAGCTGATGGCAGAAGAGAGATGAGCTCAGAGAGACAAGCTGAGATCTGTTCCTTGTTGCAGAGCTTCAGAAGTTTCACAGCATTCTCTGCTGCCAAAGAGCAGAACTAGATCAGAAATAAGAACATGGACTATGCCTTCGAGCAAAGATTATCACTTTATACAGACAGACACTACCCCCAAAAATCATCTGCAGTGAAAAGAGGCAGATAATGAAGCCCAAATCCTTAATAGGGATTAACCTCCACACTTTCCTCAGAGCCATACTTGAAACTGATCTATGCTCTGGTAGTACGGGTGCAAATCagttaatgaaataaatagggCAGGagatatttctccttttttaatgcctttattaaaaatcagcttGGGTGGGAAGAACTGACGGGCCGCtctcatgctgctgctgctcccaggagtggcacggaggaggaggaagagtgcaGCTGTGTTCGCtggtctgcaggcagagctggggcttccATCCTCACAAGAGCACCAGGAGATTCCTGGTTCTTTAGTTTGACATTCGGgttcctctttctttttagaTTAGTGTGAAAGGTAAAACAGGTCTTAGTGGACACTGGATTCTGTTCTTCACGTCTAGACATCACTTCAATCTCTTAATTCTGtggtggctcgttgtttttagaggtttttcctgctggatttggTGAGGGGTTTCCTCATTTGCATGCCAACCCCGATGTCACCTCCTCCTCACAGTCCCGGGTGCCATcttccaggaagcagcagggtgatACTCAACAAAGGGGGATTTCTAACCATCAAGAACAGGTAATTAAAGGAAAACTATTAACAAcaggtgaaataaacagggccaggagacttcttctcctttttaatgcctttattaaaagtgatcagctcaggattgggcagcttggcagggctgcagtccccgtcgcgtctcccagggcggctcagaggaggatatgcgcagctctgtccgctaggggcagagccggggatccagttctcgtgggagcctttagggcgtgatgtctCCGTCAGATCTTGATCCTGTGAGCTTCCCAGATGGctagtcccggcgttgggacgactctttgctcagggcgagaggggctccgaaggtgttcagcatctctgcaggctcagcactcagctcctcacgtccagacatcactttagtctctcaactcttatttggctcgttgtttttggggttttctctgtgcctctggagtcggggtcccacaaagcattctggactttgaagtcactttgcataacccgcccccaccctctcaggtgtcttccctatgctgtaagagagcacagcctcggaGAAGGGCCatccaccgcacccagccagggcttttactaatacaaaagaggagataagcctcaacgacccggtattacaataacaaagcactaagaatcttggcagagacagatctggctgcgtccctgtaactctttctcacaaaaaaaatattaactgaatttttgttcataacaacaGGTGATTACAACATGAAATTATTAGCAACAAATAGTTAGAATTCCAACTTGGAAGCAATTGGTTTAACTtgtgaactctgcaacctttAAAAAACTGGACAACTTTTCTACTCACAACAGTTCAGAAATACCAGATTACTGTTTCCAAGGAACAGTCCCATACCAAAGTGCAACCTTTGCAGGGCTAAGCCATTTTTGTGCTATGCAGTACTTTTCAACACCTGGAGGTACACAGACCCTCTCTTTGTTATTTTGAATtcttattttcacagaatcacaggctgggtgggttggaagagaccacAGTGGATCATCttgtccaacctccctgctcaagcagggcgATCCCGGAGCACATGGCAtaggattgtgtccagacagtTCTCCAGGGACAGAGActctctgggcatcctgtttCCATGCTTGGTCACATTAAAGAAGTTGTTCCTCCTGTTCAGGTAAAACTTCTTGTGCATCAGTTTCTACTCAATGCCTTCTTGTTCCattgcttggcaccactgagcagagcctgacaccctcccttcagTTATTCATAGACActgatgaggtcccctctcagtcatctcttctcaaggctgaacagacccagctccctcagcctttcctcataagagagataCTCCAGACCCTTAATCACTTTTGTCACCTGTTGTTTCTCCAGCAGGTGTCAGAGTAGTTAAAGTCCCCCACCAGAAGCAGGGCCTGTGACTGTGAGGCTGCTTCCAGCTGTCTGTAGAAGACCTCATGCACTTTCTCCTGCATGAGGTGGCCTGTAGCAAACACCCACAACAGTGTTACCTCTATTAGTCTGCCCTTTTTTCCTTACCCATGAGATCTTGATTTGCTTGTTGTCCACCAAAGGCAGAGATCTATACGCTCCAAGTGCTCTCTCACAGAGAGGAAACTCCACCACCGCAcctttctgtctgtctctccTAAACAGTGCGTAGGTCTTCATGACAACACTGCAGTAATGCAAGCTATCCCATGTCTCTGTAATTGCAGTGAGATCAAAACCCTTTCACTACACGTGTGTCTAGTTCCTCCACTGTATTAGGAAACAACACGTGCTTCAACTTTCGAAAGAACAAAGGATAAGCATGTGCCCTCTAAGATCCATGGGAAAGAATCCTATGGCACAAAACTGGTGGTCCCAACAAACTATTCAGATCTAAAAGCTCATTACTATGAGtagaaaatcagaaatgtcaTACACAAAGAGCAATTCTGTTGCATGGTTCACAAGACAGCTCAGTAAAATACAACTTTACTCCTATTCCAGCAATGCCCAGCTGGCCCTGCACAAGCCATTACTCACAAAATTACTCTGCAGCCCCACGTAGTTGCACCAACAATATCAGGTTATTTGTAAGCAGTATGAAGAGATGTTTTACAGGTACAAGGACAGCACAGCGCTCTCTCCCAAAGCTGCACCAGGCAAGGTGTGGCACCTGAGTGCTGCATCCATTGATGCCTCTCCCTGTCACAGCACCCTCACACAATGGTCAGCCCAGATCCAGACAGGAAGGTTATGGGATGCTTGCACTCTTTCACAGCAGTCAATGTGGATGGGCTTTCTTGCACACATGTATGAGCCAGCTGTGTGCCGATGGCATTTTGGCCTGTTTCAGAAATAGCATGACCAGCAGGACTAGGGAAGTGattctgtgctcagcactggtgaggccacatctcAAACACTGTGTCCAGTTCAGGGCTCCTCAGTTCAGGAAGgccactgaggtgctggagcaggtccaaGGAAGAACaatgaagctggtgaagggtctggaggacaagtcttatgaggagcagctgaggaagcagttgttcagcctgaagaaaaggaggctcagggataATCTTATCATTCTCTACAGCTACCTAATAAGAGGTTTTAGCCAGGTGGCAATCACTCTCTTCCAGGCAACCAGCGACAGGACGAGAGGACATAGCGTTAAGCTGTGCCAAGGAAGGTTTAGGTTaacattaggaagaatttcttcacagaaagggtaaTTAGACATTGAATTGGAACGCCCAGGGAGGAGGtagagtcactgtccctggaggtgtttaaagaAAGACTGGACGTGCCAGTTAGTGCCCTGTGGTTTAGCTGACAATGGGGTGATAGACGACAGACCGGAGTATATGATCTCAGAGGGACTTTACCCAACCGTTTCTGTGGGCAGACACAAATTCATACCCAGCCCGACCCCCGCTCCACTCCgctccgccccgccccgccccgccccgccccgccccgccccgccggcacTGCGGCGCCGGTGCCGGtcatggcggcggcggcagcgcgcTTGTTCCGTGGGGCCGTCTGTGGCCCGCCGGCCCTCGCCTTTACCCGGGCACTGGGCTCCGCGCCGCCGGGGCCGGTGAGCCGGGGGGCGCGGCGGGCCGCGCTGGCGGCCGCAGGGACGCTGGGCGGGCTGTGGCTGGCGCTGGGGCTGTGGCGGCGGCAAGCCGCGTTGGCGGCAGCCCgggaggacgaggaggagaaGGAACTGCGGCAGCGGTTCATGGCGCCGCCGGTGAGCGGGCTTCGGgagctgcggcggcggcggcgggagctgCGGAGCCGCATGGAGGTGCTCATCATGGAGACACAGGCGGAGATGTGTCGCGCCCTGGCCGACCTGGACCCCGGCGCCTCCTTCGCCGTTGAcagctgggaaaggaaggaaggtaCGGGGGAGGCGCGGGGGAGACCACGGATACCGGCACCGGGGGTTTGGTCACCCCTCGGTGACCCTGACCTGGAGTCTGGCGTTGGCAGGCGGAGGCGGCATCAGCTGCGTGCTGCAGGATGGCGAGGTCTTCGAGAAGGCGGGTGTGAACGTGTCCGTCGTGTCCGGGTTCCTGTCCGAGGAAGCAGCGCGGCAGATGCGAAGCAGAGGGAAGTCTCTGAAGGCCAAGGACGGTAAGGCGTCTATCGCGCAGTTGGGATGGGGAACCTGGACGTGTTGACCTGAGTATTCCCGTTCAGGTACTCTGAAAGCAGCCTGGCCTTTGAGCAGAACATGAGGAAGGCAAGACTGATGAAAGTTCAAAGGTTTTCATTTGTATCATAGTGATTTCTAATCAGTAAGCTTGACAGGTGGACTTTCATGTCCCTAGAAAGCCAGGTATGGGAGTGCTTGTCTCTCTGTCTTGCTGCAATGAGGAATGTATTGTAGGCACAGGTGGCCTCTCAATAATGAGGCTCTAGTGCAACAGTGAAACAGTGCAGGAATTATGTACCAAAAAGGTGGAGGGAGAAAACCAACAACACCTGAAGGCTAAAGGGGACTCAACACACCTTTGTGTAACAAAGGGTAATTGTGAGGACTGGGGGTGGTAGAAAGCCTTAGCAGTGCCTTATGTTTTAAGTGGTCTTCATCTGGTGGGTTCTCCCAAGTATTGTCACGTTTTAGAAAATACCAAAGAAATCGCTGAGTTAGGTGCACAGAAGTGTATGGATAAGAAGTAACTTGCCCACTGATTAATAATGATGGGTGACCCAACGTGAGACACTTTCCTGTTGTGGCTTGGAGACTAAGGGAAAATAGTGATATTCCTTAAATGATAACAAATGAAGTTTATTGAAAAACTGACGAGCTTTTCCTGTGCATCCTTTTATCCAGGGAAGCTGCCTTTTTGCGCCATGGGTGTGAGCTCTGTTATCCATCCAAAGAATCCTCATGTTCCAACCATGCACTTCAACTACAGATACTTTGAAATTGAAGAAGCAGATGGTAAGGATTATAGTCCAATGAAGACTGTATGAAATGTCTGACTCTGCCCCAAGGAAGTGTGAATGCATGGCAGGGTAAGAGATCAAGAACCAGTGCGAGTTTGCTCCCAGGTATGTCAAGAGTCACCAGCTCATCTTGTGAAACTGCTGTCCTGTAGTCAGGGTCAGTAGTCCAAAATGGTTTTCACTACACTGAAGTTTGTGTCATCTTTTCCTGAAGTCACTGATCATTGCACTACCTTGTAGTCAAATTTTTAACTATTGAAGTCTAGGGACACCGCTGAAGAATGATGTTGTTTTGTATTGTAAAAGTAGATGCTAGTTTTTGGTGAACCGCTAGCAACAAGTTGCTGTTCagaagtttaaaagaaaaatgttgctgCTTGCCTCTGCTATAGGAACTAAACAGTGGTGGTTTGGTGGTGGGACTGACCTCACTCCAACTTACCTGAATGAAGAGGATGCTGTTCATTTTCACAAGACTCTGAAAGAAGCCTGTGACAAGCATGATCTAAGGCTGTATCCCAAGTACAAGAAATGGTACGTGGACAAAGGTGGGCTTGGGGGTagcagaaagcagcactggGTATTGGTAGTTAAGTGTATGCTAGGAACTGTAGGTTCTGATGCCTTTTGAAAAGTATCAGAAAGCCCTAATGAAAATCAGAAGTGTACTGGGACAAAATGTTGTCTAAAGAAATACCTTATTTACAGAATCCTGGATTTTTCAAGTCTGAGGGCTGACAATGGGATCGTAAGTCTATAGCCCAAAGAAAAACTAAgctgataaaattccatttaGCCTCTGGTGTTAAACTAGGATAAGACTTCTGCCCCATGAACTTGCACAAACTCTCTTTACAGTGAACTCGTGGTAAATGTGCATGATTTAGTGTGAGCTCTTGGGCCATCACAGCAGTtttgaaaatctcatttttgtttttctgccttcagTCTTGGCCTTCATAGCCAGGTAATTTCCAGGTGTTTCCAGAAGCTTCAAATTATGAAGCTTCTACATTAATACAGTAATTTCCAGGTATTTCCAGAAGCTTCATAATTTGAtgaagatgtatttttttctctggtgACATTCACTGAGAGTTCAACAGCACATTTTCTAAGATGCaaatttttaatgttcttcTTGAGCTGAGAGATACAAGTGATGGGATCTTCCACTACTAAGTGGGAACTTGCTGTTCTGTGTCTGATAATCCTATCTGCCGCAAGCTGTGTATGCAGGAAGGTGGGGGTACCCTTTTGTAAGCTACTAGGTCTTGTCTGAGGATAGGAGATTAAGTGGGTGTTGTAGTTTGGGTGGCAACCACTTAGTAGAGATACATATTGTAGAGCCTTGAGATTACAGTCTTGCTGTCGGAGGATTTTTTGCATGGTAGTTTAGAGAATGTACCTTAATGGTCTGGTTCTTTGCTGCTTAAGTAGGTTTGCAATGCCAGCTGCAGGGGGTCAGAGACGTTTTCCCGCTTTGCTAAAGAAAAACATTGTTACACTTACCACATTGTCTACCTGATCTAGATTTAAGATTTTTGTCAGGCTTATTCTCTTTTATGTTTCTGAAAAACTCGGTGTTTTTCCCTAACTCTTCCTGCTATCATAAAATAGAAAACACTGATTATCCCagtgaataaaaaaatagaGTAGGTTATCTGTTACATCTCTATGTCTTTCTTGTTATGGCCATGCCATATATAATGCTGGAGAACGATTGTGGATATATGGAAAACTGTTCCTGTATGGAAAACTAGTCCTAATGGAAGGCCAGGTTTTCTTGATGTTGATGATTCCTGCTTCAtactttgttttgctttctcctcCATGTGAAGACTTGCATGCCCAAGCAAGGAATTATAAAAAAGATGAAGTTAAGTCATTCAAGTTACAGTAATTTCACAACTAAATACTCCCTGTAAATACAAAAGAGTTTAATTGCTTTTAGGATAAGCTTCCTTACTCATTTATAAACTTAAACACGAGTCATGAAAAGCCACTGCTATGATGATTCAGTCTTTCAAGTTTTAACTATTAAAAAGCCTTTTTCCAAGGAAGGGTGCCATGACACTTGCTTTCTTATCTGGTCTTGGAGCCTTAGGTTACTTTTGTTTTGatgaagaaaattcttttacttGGATGCCAAAGAGAATAAATTCTCTTCCAAGTCCGAGTTCATATGAAAGCTGTCCAGATAATGTGAGAACTACATATAATGCTGGGAATGGAAGCTATCAAGAGCCCTcagttttgaaatttttgaaaTCAGATGTCTCTGTTCAGAGTTGGTTGAGGATATGGATTGAATTAACCCACATGGACGCATCTGCCAGGGTGTTCAGTGACTTTGTGGTGATGTGTAGCTTTACAGAGACCATTTAATCAGAGCTTTTACTGCAAGTGACACAGGAGTGCTTTCCAGGTGATGCTGCACTGTTCTGCCTCTGGGCATCAGGGAAACAGTGGGgcatccagccctgcagaaacTGACTTATGGGCAGTATCTCACTGGTTCTGTCCTGCAGCATGCAGCTCTTTGGAGTACTGTTCATGTCTTTGAATACTCTGGACCATATTAGTAATCATCTGACGCTGCTTCTAGGTGTGACGACTACTTCTATATCAAGCACCGTGGTGAGCGTAGAGGGATTGGAGGCATATTCTTTGATGATGTGGACTCTCCCTCCAAGGAGGAAGTATTCCAGTTTGTAAAGAGTTGTGCCAAAGCTGTTGTGCCTTGTTACATTCCCATTGTGAAAAAGCACTGCCATGACTCCTTCACACCAGAGGAAAAGCTATGGCAACAGCTTCGGAGAGGACGGTGAGTACTGGAGGAACAAAAGTATACACAGGAGGTGGACTGGGCTGGCAAGAAAAAAGTATGAGCTAGTTCTTCACGGTTACAGGTTGTGTGGGCCAAAAAAACTCACCAAGAATTTAAGCATTTTTGTGCATAGAACTAATTCTGAAATCCAGTGCTAGATTGCTAAACAGGGTGCAAAGAAGGCATTTCCCACTCTCCTATGTTGCAACACAAGCAACCCAAACAAAGCACCACCATTTCTTTTCAACTCCTTCAAAAAGC is drawn from Zonotrichia leucophrys gambelii isolate GWCS_2022_RI chromosome 1, RI_Zleu_2.0, whole genome shotgun sequence and contains these coding sequences:
- the CPOX gene encoding oxygen-dependent coproporphyrinogen-III oxidase, mitochondrial, which encodes MAAAAARLFRGAVCGPPALAFTRALGSAPPGPVSRGARRAALAAAGTLGGLWLALGLWRRQAALAAAREDEEEKELRQRFMAPPVSGLRELRRRRRELRSRMEVLIMETQAEMCRALADLDPGASFAVDSWERKEGGGGISCVLQDGEVFEKAGVNVSVVSGFLSEEAARQMRSRGKSLKAKDGKLPFCAMGVSSVIHPKNPHVPTMHFNYRYFEIEEADGTKQWWFGGGTDLTPTYLNEEDAVHFHKTLKEACDKHDLRLYPKYKKWCDDYFYIKHRGERRGIGGIFFDDVDSPSKEEVFQFVKSCAKAVVPCYIPIVKKHCHDSFTPEEKLWQQLRRGRYVEFNLVYDRGTKFGLLTPGSRIESILMSLPLTARWEYMHNPPESSKEAEMLEVLRNPKDWVH